ACCATTGGATTTTGTGGATTTCGAGGTGGGCCCCACGCCCAGCAGGGCAACTCCACCCTCCTGTCCGTTCAATTCCGGCGACATCGTCCATCCAGCCAGGTTGGAGTCCAAAGGCGACCACGACCCGACAGGCGGAAGATTCGGGTCCCGGTATTGGATGCGGTTGATGGCCACCCTGTCCAGCACGAGGGAATCCGTCCAAATCAGGTTCTTGGTGGACCAGGCGGGCGCACCCACCGTGGCCGCGACGGATCCCACACGCACGTCATGGACGATTTCCGTCTTGGCCGACGCCTTGAGCGCCACGTCCCAGTCGCCCTGGGGGATCCGGAGGGAGGACTTCGGAGCGGAATCCGCCCTCACCGAGACGAAATGGCTGCCGGGAACGAATAGAGTCGGAATTTGTCTGGCCGAATCGATCCAGGATTCCACCGCCCCCGACTTGCCAAGACGGACCTCCGCCGAATCGCCATGCTGGAAAGGCCGACGGACGATCCCCAGCGAATCGCCGAGCTTCGCATCCAGACCGAGCCCGCCGCGATCCACGTCGGACGCCAACGTCAGGCGCACCAAGCCGGACGGATCGGTCCATGCGCTGTCCAGAACGGTTGCTGGCGCAGTGTCGCCGTTGGACCGCACCAGCCACACCATCGCCCGGGCGGCAGGCTTTCCGGCGGGAGTGGTCACGCGGGCATGGAGATCCCCCGTCTCGAATCCACCGCCGCCCGCAGAGCGATCCTCGGTGCAACCCAGCAACGCGCAAGAGCTTGCGAACCAAAGGAAGGAGGACCTCACGATTCACCTCCTTCGGGCCGCACGGCCAAAGGAAACATCTGGAAGTTGACCTGGATCACACGATCCGGCAGATCGTCCGAAGAGGCCATGTCCAGGGCCTCGCGACGCAGGCAACGCAGCTTGTCGCGCAGCCGCTCGAAGGTCTGCCTGGAAACGCTCAGGGTCAGGGTGGAGATGGAGCGGTCTTCGCGGGTCCATCGGTCCATGGATTCGATTCCCAGCTCCATGGTGGTTTGGCGGAAGAGATCGATGGCCTCCGACTCCGCATCCCCCGTGGTCAGAGTCGCCTGTGTTTTTCGCCAGATTCCGTCATCCCCCTTGGCTGCCAATCCCAGCTCGTCCAGGAGAGCCAGGATCCGGCCCACCTCGGCCGCCTCCACCTTCGGCGTGAGCATGCGACCCAGCAGGGCGTGATCGTCGCGATGCTCGATCAAATCCAACGCCTGCAAGACGGCCACCGCCCGCCAATCCCGGCAGAAGGCGGTCTTGGAGGTTTCCAGCTCGGGAACCCCGAGGTTGCGCGATGCGACGATGCGATCCAAAAACAACATCCGCTCCTCGTGGCTTCTGGCCTGGTCGTAGAGCACCAGAAGCTCGAAGTAGCGGGTCTCGCGATTGGACAGCCGGAAGATCTCGGCGAGCTTGAGGGCGCCGGAGGGCGTCAGGTTCACATCGCCGGAAAGGATCTTGGAAAAGAACCCGGAACTGGCGAACCCCGCCCGCAGTGCGATGAACCGGTGCGAGAACTTCGCATCGCGCGCCTTGCGCTCGGCCCAGGCATCCGAGAGGAATTTGCGGTAGTCGGTGTAGGTGAAGATTTCGGGCATGGACACTCCCAATGGGGGAATGTACGACCTACAGGATCCGTCTAAAGTCTGGAATCCGTTCAAAGCGTTTCCCCTGAAGGAAACGGATGGATTTTGTGGATGCTATGTTTTTCCGAGCGCTGCGTCCCCCGCATCGCACCCCCTCTACCAACCGCGAAGGAACTCGCATGGAAACCGGTCCCTATCTCATCATGATCCTGGGTGGCGTTTTCGCGCTCATCCTGTGCATTCTCTTTTGGAAATCCATCATCTCGCTGATCGGTGTGATCATCGTCCCCGACGACAGTCTTGGGACCGTCACCAAGAAGTTCGTGCTCTTCGGCGCCAATTCGAATCTGCCCGATGGCCAGATCATCGCCCTCAAAGGGGAAGCCGGCTACCAGGCCGACACGCTCTCGCCGGGCCTGCACCTGGGCCTGTGGCCCTGGCAGTATTCCATTGCGCTGGTCAAGTTCACCGAAGTCCCTCAAGGCAAGATCGGCATGGTCCAGGCCTGCGACGGCAAGCCGTTGTCCAACGGACGCATCATCGCCCGCGACGTGGATTGCAATTTCTTCCAGGACGCGAGGGCCTTTTTGGAGGGCGGCGGCGAACGCGGGCCTCAAATGACCGTGGTTCCACCGGGAACCTACCGCATCAACCCTTTGCTCTTCACCGTGAAGCTTTTTGACGCCACCTCCATTCCCCAAGGCAAGCTGGGCGTGGTGGAAGCCCACGACGGCAATCCACTGCCCGTGGGACGCGTGATCGCCAAAGGGGTTTCCTGCGATTCCTTCCAGGACGCCAAGGCGTTCTTCGCAGGTGGAGGCGAGCGCGGCCCCCAATCCAAGGTGATCCCGCCGGGCAACTACCGCATCAATCCCATCCTGTTCGATGTGGTCCTGGTGGAGGTGCTGGACATCCCCGAAAACAAGATCGGCGTGGTGACCACCAAGGAAGGCGCACCGCTTCCCACCGGCGAAATCGCCGGCGGCGAGATCCACGAACACAACATGTTCCAGGATCCGGACAAGTTCATCGCTGGCGGCGGCTTCAAAGGACTGCAGGAACAAGTCCTGCTGGCCGGCCGCTACTTCCTGAATCCACGCTTCGCCACCGTGGCCGTGGTGGAGATGACCACCGTCCCCATCGCCCATGTGGGCGTGGTGATCTCGTATGTGGGACGCGAAGGCAAAGACGTGACAGGCGCCACCTTCAAGCATGGGAACCTGGTGTCGAAGGGCGAAAAGGGCGTTTGCGTGGACCCGCTGGATCCGGGCAAGTACCCGATCAACCCCAACACCAACAAGGTGGTCAACGTCCCCACCGCCAACGTGGTGCTCAACTGGGCCACGGGCAAATCCGAAGCCCACAACCTGGACGCCAACCTATCGACAATTTCCGTCAGATCCTCCGACGGATTCAAGTTCAACCTGGACGTTTCCCAGATCATCCACATTCCCCGAAACGACGCCCCCAAGGTGATCGCGCGCTTCGGCGACATGAGCGCCCTGGTCACGCAAGTGCTGGAACCCACGATCGGCAACTATTTCCGCAACGCCGCCCAGGGCTCCGACATCATCGAATTCCTGAAGAATCGTTCGGCACGCCAGGAAGAAGCCCGGCAGTCCATTTCCAGCGCCCTTTCCGAATACAACGTGGGCGCGGTGGACACCCTGATCGGCGACATCGTGCCGCCCGACGAGCTCATGCGTACGCTCACCGATCGCAAGATCGCCGAGCAGGAAAAGGTCACCTACGACACCCAGTGCCAAGCGCAAGGTGTCAGACAAGAATTGGAACAAGCCAAGGCTCTGGCGGATACGCAAGCTCGCGTGGTCGACGCCGAACGAAAAGTCACCATCGCCCAGTTCGAGGCGAGCGCGGCCGTCAAGTTCGCCGAGGGCAACGCGCGCTCCAAGACCATCAACGCCGAAGCCGACGCCACCGTGCTGCGCACCGTGGGCGAGGCCGAAGGCGCCAAGATCCTGGCGGTGGGCAGCGCGGAAGCCAAAGTGATCGAACAGAAGGTCAGCTCCATGGAGGCGGGCAACTACGCCGTGGTCCAGGTCGCGGAAGCCTTGGCCAAGGGGAACATCAAGATCGTGCCCGACATCGTGGCCGGCGGCGGATCGGATGGTCTCAGTGGTGGCCTGACCACCGTGCTGCTGGGGAACCTCATCCACCAGGGCATGAAGAAGCCCGGACAGGAACTCCCGCAGATCGGGTGATCCAGCACAGAGCCCTCTGAATGGATGGCGGCGGCGAGAACTGCCTCTCCCGCCGCCATCGGCATTCAGCGAACGAAGCGGCGTGGACATCCCTGAAATGCTAACGTTTGCGGCATGATTCCGCAGCCCCCACTCCCGCGAGCCTCTAAAGGCCTCCATTTCCTTGTCTGGGCAAACGCTCTGCTCTTGCTCACCTCCTGCGACAATTCCAGGGTGATCCTTTCCACCGAGGAAACGACCGATACCTCGCGTGCCGTTGCGACCTTGCCCGACGGGAAACTCGGCACCGATTCCCTCGAGCTGTCCGGCAAGATCCTTGATGCGAAGAACAATCCGCTGGCAGGAATCGCGGTGCTTTCGACTCGCCTCCATCGCGCCGATACTTCCCGAAACGATGGCTCCTGGCACTTGCGTTTCAAGCCCACCGATACAACCTCGAGCGATTCCACCCGCAGGATCGCAGACACCTTGCGTTTCTTCGCAAACGGCGCATTGGTCCATGAACGCCCCGGCACGATCCGGGACGGAGCCGTCGAAGATCTGAACCTCGCCCGCATCAAGATCGAAGGCTTGGTGGCCAAAGGGGATCGCTGGCATCTGTGGCCATCCAACCCCGAATCGCTTTCCCTGGCGTTGGATCCCGCGACCCACAGGGCCCGGAACAAATTCGGATTCGATACCTCGGCTGGCAGGTATTCCAATCTCAAATGGCTCGTGATTCCCAAAGGCGGCGGGACAGTCCTGATCCATGTCGCCGCCTGGGGGAAGGCTGGTGCATTGGTGGGGACTTCGGACACTGCGCTCGTGACTCCTGGTCGCACCGATTCCGTCAAATTTCGCGCCGTCATGCCCATCGGAGGTTTTCGTCCCCCTCCTTCCATGTCCATCCAATGGGTCTCCGACAGCTCCGTGGACGTCGACACATTCCTCCTTCGCGGCAATCCGGAAGTCTTCAACGGCGAAACCCTCACTCGCATCGAGTGGTACTACAAGACGGTCCTGATCGGCAAAGGAGACACCCTGCGCTGGCATCGACCGGGCCTCCCCTGGACGCAGGAAGATCTTGTCGCCAGGGCTTGGTTTTCCAACGGCGACTCCAACAACGCCTATCTCCGCCTTCCCTACTGGAAGTCCCGATCCGCCGTGAAAATCGATTCCATCAAGGCGATTCCTCGCAAGGACAGCGTCGAGGTCTTCACCTCGACCTCCGGCAGCGGATCTCCAAAAATCGTCAAACAACTGTTCGATATCGAGGGCAAGGCCTTCACGATCCCCCAATCGGGAAGGTTCGCACTGCCCATCGATGTCCGTCGCCCTGGAGCCACCGCCTTCAATCTGCGCGGCGTCGACGAAGCCGGCGACACGGCGAAGTCGACGTTCGTCTTCCAGGTCGAGCAGGAGTTGTGGATCGACTCCATCATCTCCACCCCTACCCGGGTGCGAGTCGTTCTCGGGGGCCGATCGGCACCGACGATCGCATCGGGCGACATCTCGATCGGACGCGGCAGCTGCAACCCCGCGGATTCCATTTCCTGCGAACAGTATCGCTCGATCCTGGACCCCAAAGTGCGCGTCCAGATCCGTGCGGAGTGGAGTGGTGGATCGTTGGTTGGGATGCACCCGATGACCCGGATCGACACCGTTCTGCCCACATCTCCGCCCTACAAGCTCCTCATCGACACCACCAACAACTGGGTTGGCATGAATCCCTGGTTCTGGCTGAGAACCTCGGCTCAAACCTGGGGGAACACCACGCCTTCCTACTCGATCGAGTCCATCTCGAAAACTGGTCGGTTATTGTCTGGACCGGTCTTGCAGTTTTCCTGGCGCGCCAACCACAAAGGCGGTCTGGTCAGCCATGTGTGGCTTTCCAGCACTTATCTCGAATCGACCGTTTACATGACCGATCCTTCCGCATCGGGAGACCTTCAACTGGCCTACGACAACGACTCCCTGGACATCGTGGTGGCGATCGGGAATTGCGGGACAGACGCGGACTTCGACAACGGATGGATGCGCGGGTGGAAGATTCCCAGCCAGTCGCATGGGGAAGTCCGGATCACGCCCGACTCCCTCCAGTGGTTCAAGATTCCAGCCGCAGACCAGGTCCTGACCCATCCAAAGCCACCTCGTGACGTCGAGCAGTTCAAGAAGCTGATGTCCAGCTGCTATACGTTCCACTTCGCCATGACCTGCGGCAGCTTGTACTCGTCCTGCGGAAATCGCGAAGGCATCCTCGAAATCGGAGACATCCAATTCCCCAACCCCGGATTCAAACCATGAGAAGACCCTCCCTTGCCGGCATCGGCCTTTCGATATTCTCAGCATCTCTATTGGCTGCCCTGTGGAGCTGCGACTCGAAGGAGTCGGCCAATCCCGTGGAGGTTCCGATTCAGAATTTGTCCGGAAAGGTCATCGACATCGGAGGGGCTGGAATCTCGGGTGTCGAGGTGGCGCTGTCGCGATCCGGTCGGCGAACCCTGACGGACACGAATGGACACTGGAGCCTGGCGCGACCATCCGAAACCACAGCTGACACATTCCGTCTATCCATCGCCGGAACGGTTTTCGTCTCGCTTCCGTTGTCGTCCGGCGCGGACGCTCCGACCTTGCTCCGCCTGGTGCGCCGAAAAGCCTTGGGCCAGATCGACTCCAGCGAATTTCCGCGCATCGGCGACCTCTGGATTCCACAGCGCAAAATGCATCGTGTCCAGTTCGTATTGGAACGCAACTCCCACGAACGGGTGGTGTTTCCCGCCACATACGATTCCATCAGCGGAAGTTTCTCCAAAGACTTCTGGACGCTGGATGGCGATCCGACCCAGGTCGGCAAGATCTGGGCCGAAGTTGTCGATTCGATCGGCATCGCCTCCCGCACCCGCATCTCGAGTTTTGGGACGGAAACCGGCGACATCCGGCTGGCGACAATCGGAAGTTCCAACCTTGTGGCGACTGCCTTTCCGTTGACGGAACGGGAGTGGCGCTCCCGAGACACCAGCCGAGTGGTTCTTGCAGGCTTAGACACCTCATTGGTTGGGAGGATCTTCTGGAGGACCTCGATTGATACGACCTGGCAGTCGGGTGAAGGCTCGCTTCTGGTCAGGTGCCCTTCCGCCACGGATCCCGCATTGATGGTCTACTCGAAGATCGTCACCAAGGAGGGCCGCGTCACCGAGACCCCTGGCTTCACATTCGTACCGGATTCGTTCGTGAGTCGGTCCTACGCGAGAACAAGGTTCCGGACCCCACCAAGCCTGAACCCCACCTACCCAGATTCCGCTGCGATCGGGGATTCCGTTTGGATCTCCTTTGGAGCGACCGACACGCTTGGAGGCAAGGTGGTTCGCCGATATTTGCACTGGAATTGGGGAGAACGCACGGTTTTCACGGGCGATTCCATGAAGATCGTTCTTCCGGATCGCCGCTCCGAAAACTCTTTCGGCGCAACCCTGGTCGTCGTCGACGACGAGGGAGATTCCGCCGGGAGATACATCTATTTCCGGATGATCCCGCCGGCTCCCTCCATGGAAGTCAGAAACCTTCCTTCCGGGGGGATCCATGTCGGTTGGCAAAGGCCCTGGAAAGGGAATGTGACCGCTTTCCACCTGAAGTTCCTCGATTCCACTGCCGGAATCCTCTTGCTGGACACCGTGATCCATGACACCGGCGTTCGGAGCTTCGATCTACCAAGATTCTTCTTCTCCCGCGCGGTGCACATCATGGGCCGATACCAGGAGTGGTGGGGAGAAGAGCACTCCGCATGGGCAGTCCATGTTGACACGTTGAACTCGACCCCCGTCAATCCGATCCACGTGAAAACCGGCACCTGGACCTACAGAAGCCACATCTACGAGCCCAACCAGTCCAGCTATTCCAATTGCGGACTTGCGAACAACCTGCCACTGATCCCAACGACAGATTCTGGCGCCGTTCTATGCTACCAGCCTCAACCGATCGGCGTGGAATTCAGTTACGCGTTGGCGCTT
This DNA window, taken from Fibrobacterota bacterium, encodes the following:
- a CDS encoding TIGR02147 family protein — protein: MPEIFTYTDYRKFLSDAWAERKARDAKFSHRFIALRAGFASSGFFSKILSGDVNLTPSGALKLAEIFRLSNRETRYFELLVLYDQARSHEERMLFLDRIVASRNLGVPELETSKTAFCRDWRAVAVLQALDLIEHRDDHALLGRMLTPKVEAAEVGRILALLDELGLAAKGDDGIWRKTQATLTTGDAESEAIDLFRQTTMELGIESMDRWTREDRSISTLTLSVSRQTFERLRDKLRCLRREALDMASSDDLPDRVIQVNFQMFPLAVRPEGGES